A window of the Sphaerobacter thermophilus DSM 20745 genome harbors these coding sequences:
- a CDS encoding phage portal protein: protein MPISGEVVPATLADWVQAHDVDRMTRYRELLDFYEGRQWDRRRRAGETQLTINYARALVRKAASYVFPEPVVFTVPPVDGVSPEQARRAETALNDLAAEQDLHGLDTQTLIDASVLGDGAFKVTWDRDAGRPLVVSVDPATLWAWSAPDNVRAVRRVVQLYTLPAEEASDLFGVDVGAGPGAVRVVEDWTAERVRFEVAGVIVRDEPNPYGWIPYVIFPNIAKPHSLWGESDLADLLDVCRELNRRMTVISRILQVSGNPIVVLENVTGSDGIRADEGAVWELPEDSKAYLLDMLSGGGVRLHIDYVELLYRALYDLAETPRSAFGDSGRNLSGTALEVEIQPLVQKVQRKRRVWDSVYRRRNRMLLDLMERFGGMDFGGVRRTGVIWGPILPSDREALVRSETALVHAGIHSRRTAMTLLGDAEPDAEWSRVLEEREALGEEGAALTP from the coding sequence ATGCCGATCAGCGGCGAGGTGGTCCCCGCGACGCTGGCCGACTGGGTGCAGGCCCACGATGTCGACCGGATGACCCGCTACCGGGAACTGCTCGACTTCTACGAAGGGCGGCAGTGGGATCGGCGACGCCGGGCCGGGGAAACCCAGTTGACCATCAACTACGCCCGCGCCCTGGTGCGCAAAGCCGCCAGCTACGTCTTCCCGGAACCGGTGGTGTTCACCGTCCCGCCGGTCGACGGCGTCAGCCCGGAGCAGGCGCGGCGGGCCGAGACGGCGCTGAACGACCTGGCGGCCGAGCAGGACCTGCACGGGCTCGATACCCAAACCCTCATCGACGCCAGCGTCCTGGGCGACGGCGCCTTCAAGGTGACCTGGGACCGCGACGCCGGCCGGCCGCTGGTGGTCTCGGTCGACCCCGCGACACTGTGGGCCTGGTCGGCGCCCGACAACGTCCGCGCCGTGCGCCGCGTGGTGCAGCTCTACACGCTGCCGGCCGAAGAGGCGTCCGACCTGTTCGGCGTCGACGTCGGCGCCGGTCCCGGCGCGGTGCGCGTCGTCGAGGACTGGACGGCCGAGCGGGTGCGCTTCGAGGTCGCGGGCGTGATCGTCCGCGACGAGCCGAACCCCTACGGGTGGATTCCCTATGTCATCTTCCCCAACATCGCCAAGCCGCACTCGCTCTGGGGCGAGAGCGACCTGGCCGACCTGCTGGACGTGTGCCGGGAACTCAACCGGCGGATGACGGTCATCAGCCGCATCTTGCAGGTGTCGGGCAACCCGATCGTCGTGCTCGAGAACGTCACTGGGTCGGACGGCATCCGCGCCGACGAAGGCGCCGTCTGGGAGCTCCCGGAAGACAGCAAGGCCTACCTGCTCGACATGCTGAGCGGCGGTGGGGTGCGGCTGCATATCGACTACGTGGAGCTGCTGTACCGCGCCCTCTACGACCTGGCCGAAACGCCGCGGAGCGCCTTCGGCGACTCGGGGCGCAACCTGTCCGGCACGGCGCTGGAGGTGGAGATCCAGCCGCTGGTGCAAAAGGTCCAGCGCAAGCGGCGGGTGTGGGACAGCGTCTACCGCCGCCGCAACCGGATGCTGCTGGACCTGATGGAGCGCTTCGGCGGGATGGACTTCGGCGGGGTGCGGCGCACCGGCGTCATCTGGGGCCCGATCCTGCCGAGCGACCGCGAGGCGCTGGTCCGCAGCGAGACGGCCCTGGTCCACGCCGGGATACACAGTCGCCGCACGGCCATGACCCTCCTCGGCGACGCCGAACCTGATGCCGAGTGGTCCCGGGTGCTGGAGGAACGGGAGGCATTGGGGGAAGAGGGAGCGGCCCTCACCCCCTAG
- a CDS encoding major capsid protein, with translation MALTKVEAAKLTNDMLLRGVIETIVMESSVLTLLPFMNVTGTALTYNREKTMPAAQFYDVGDTWQEATPEFTQVTVALKILGGDADVDNFLQQTYADPNDLEAIVIESRAKAVAHLFSDTFFNGDSTANPKAFDGLATLVPASQTLEPGPDGGALTLDLMDELIDLVRPGRPDALLMHKRTRRKLSQLRRTSGNLLETDVDAFGRRALFYDGIPIIVDDFIPIDETLGAGSNLSSIYAVKFGPSGVMGIENGGIQIEAIGELETKDASRHRIKWYAGLALFSELGVARLRGIEGA, from the coding sequence ATGGCACTGACCAAGGTGGAAGCGGCAAAGCTGACGAACGACATGTTGCTGCGCGGCGTGATCGAGACGATCGTGATGGAGTCGAGCGTGCTGACGCTGCTCCCCTTCATGAACGTCACCGGCACCGCGCTCACCTACAACCGCGAGAAGACGATGCCCGCCGCGCAGTTCTACGACGTCGGCGACACCTGGCAGGAGGCGACGCCTGAGTTCACGCAGGTCACGGTCGCGCTCAAGATCCTGGGCGGCGACGCGGATGTCGACAACTTTCTGCAGCAGACGTACGCCGACCCGAACGACCTGGAGGCGATCGTCATCGAGAGCCGAGCCAAGGCCGTCGCGCACCTCTTCAGCGACACCTTCTTCAACGGCGACAGCACTGCCAATCCCAAGGCATTCGACGGCCTCGCGACGCTCGTCCCGGCATCCCAGACGCTGGAGCCCGGGCCCGACGGCGGTGCTCTCACCCTCGACCTGATGGACGAGCTGATCGACCTCGTCCGGCCCGGGCGGCCGGACGCGCTGCTGATGCACAAGCGCACGCGGCGCAAGCTCTCGCAGCTCCGCCGCACCAGCGGCAACCTGCTCGAGACGGACGTCGACGCCTTCGGTCGCCGTGCCCTCTTCTACGACGGCATCCCGATCATCGTCGACGACTTCATCCCGATCGACGAGACGCTAGGCGCCGGCAGCAACCTCTCCAGCATCTACGCCGTCAAGTTCGGTCCATCCGGCGTGATGGGGATCGAGAACGGCGGCATCCAGATCGAGGCGATCGGTGAACTGGAAACCAAGGACGCCAGCCGGCACCGCATCAAGTGGTACGCGGGCCTCGCCCTCTTCAGCGAGCTGGGCGTCGCCCGCCTGCGTGGCATCGAAGGGGCGTGA
- a CDS encoding DUF421 domain-containing protein, giving the protein MLLSFWLPADWGAIFLPSTPILEIVVRGSVIYLVLFFGLRFLLKREAAGIRLTDLLVVVLIADAVQNGMAGEYTAVPDALVLAATIVGWSMLLSFVSYRFPRVRRVIEPQPLLLIKDGRLLPKNAASELLTRDEIMGQLRAQGVERIEDVKEAYMESNGIITAIPREKQGEPKQQPNDAVR; this is encoded by the coding sequence ATGCTGCTCTCATTCTGGTTGCCCGCTGACTGGGGCGCGATCTTCCTGCCCTCGACGCCGATCCTGGAGATCGTCGTGCGGGGCAGCGTCATCTATTTAGTGCTCTTCTTCGGGCTCCGGTTCCTGCTGAAGCGTGAAGCCGCCGGAATCCGGCTCACCGACCTGCTGGTCGTCGTGCTGATTGCCGACGCGGTACAGAACGGTATGGCGGGTGAGTACACCGCCGTCCCGGACGCACTGGTGCTGGCCGCGACAATCGTCGGCTGGAGCATGCTACTGTCCTTCGTCTCCTACCGCTTCCCCCGTGTCCGCCGGGTGATCGAGCCGCAGCCGCTGCTGCTGATCAAGGACGGGAGATTGCTCCCAAAGAACGCCGCCAGCGAGTTGCTGACGCGCGACGAGATCATGGGACAACTGCGCGCGCAGGGGGTGGAGCGGATCGAGGACGTCAAAGAGGCTTACATGGAGAGCAACGGGATCATCACCGCGATCCCACGCGAGAAACAGGGGGAGCCGAAGCAGCAGCCCAACGACGCGGTGCGGTAG
- the queF gene encoding preQ(1) synthase yields MPTQPSKNLETVPNPKPERDYEIEISTPEFTCVCPVTGQPDFATITIRYVPDQKIVELKSLKLYLWSYRNEGAFHEKVTNQILDDLVAAVDPRRATVIGDFNIRGGLHTVVKAEYTRE; encoded by the coding sequence ATGCCAACGCAGCCCAGCAAGAATCTTGAGACGGTGCCCAACCCCAAGCCGGAGCGGGACTACGAGATCGAGATCTCGACGCCGGAGTTCACTTGCGTCTGCCCGGTAACCGGCCAACCCGACTTCGCCACGATCACCATCCGCTATGTCCCGGACCAGAAGATCGTGGAGTTGAAGTCGCTCAAGCTGTACCTCTGGTCGTACCGCAACGAGGGCGCCTTCCACGAGAAGGTCACCAACCAGATCCTCGACGACCTGGTCGCCGCGGTCGACCCGCGCCGGGCGACCGTTATCGGCGACTTCAACATCCGCGGCGGCCTGCATACGGTCGTGAAGGCGGAATATACGCGGGAGTAG
- a CDS encoding diguanylate cyclase domain-containing protein, producing the protein MAIGHILFSLISTLPALVLWRLVARVPLAGNERRAWLLLALGMTLNAAADWMWAWYELVAQAAPFPSAADVGYLLSYPPIVAGLLLMPGVSPQRGGRAELWLDALMVVVGGFMVLWYVVLYPTATAENASLLEWVLSVAYPLADVLVLFGAAVALVRLPDARRTTAHILLCVGFIAFLVADTGWSRLWLAGAYNPESWPGIAYVLCYLLVVAAAHVRERVERMPPDVVPRPGTRGWRWRLSISSAASLLGVGFLLLAGLRQGSLSLAGMLFGVAALLTLVLLRQGLIIRENAALLARTVALAQALRRSERRFRALVQNVSDLIVILGPDGTIRYVSPAAEHLLGYPPDELQGTVVYPLVHPDDLSLLRRELAHILKQPGVVRRVELRARHRDGSWHHLEAAVSNLLTDPDVGGVVAVMRDICERKELEAQLRHQAFHDPLTGLPNRTLFMHRVDLAFAEAERNGRTAALVFIDLDDFKSVNDTFGHEVGDLLLVKVGQRLAATLRDGDIAARLGGDEFAVLFDDVESHADAVAAANRLLAALSQPIRAAGRDFTVTPSIGLAVHNPGISPREMLRRADHAMYHAKARGRGCLEIYTAGLNVAGWKQVAQV; encoded by the coding sequence ATGGCGATCGGCCATATCTTGTTCAGTCTTATTTCCACGCTCCCGGCGCTGGTGCTCTGGCGCCTGGTTGCCCGCGTCCCGCTCGCGGGGAACGAGCGGCGTGCCTGGTTGCTCCTCGCGCTCGGCATGACCCTGAACGCCGCCGCCGACTGGATGTGGGCGTGGTACGAACTCGTCGCCCAGGCGGCGCCTTTCCCGTCCGCCGCCGACGTTGGCTACCTGCTCTCCTATCCCCCGATCGTTGCGGGACTGCTCCTCATGCCCGGTGTCTCGCCGCAACGGGGCGGTCGCGCGGAGCTGTGGCTCGACGCGCTGATGGTCGTGGTCGGCGGCTTCATGGTCCTGTGGTACGTCGTGCTCTACCCTACGGCGACGGCCGAGAACGCGTCGCTGCTGGAGTGGGTGCTCTCCGTGGCGTATCCCCTCGCCGACGTGCTGGTGCTCTTCGGTGCCGCCGTGGCGCTCGTCCGGTTGCCCGATGCCCGGCGCACGACCGCCCACATCCTCCTCTGCGTCGGCTTCATCGCCTTCCTGGTGGCGGACACCGGCTGGTCCCGCCTGTGGTTGGCCGGAGCCTACAACCCCGAGTCCTGGCCCGGCATTGCCTACGTGCTGTGCTACCTGTTGGTCGTCGCGGCTGCGCACGTGCGCGAACGGGTCGAGCGTATGCCGCCCGATGTGGTGCCCCGCCCCGGCACGCGTGGCTGGCGCTGGCGGCTGAGCATCTCGAGCGCGGCGTCCCTGCTCGGCGTCGGCTTTCTGCTTCTCGCCGGGCTACGGCAGGGGAGTCTATCCCTCGCGGGAATGCTCTTCGGCGTCGCGGCCCTCCTGACCCTGGTGCTTCTGCGCCAGGGGCTGATCATCCGCGAGAACGCCGCGCTGCTCGCGCGAACTGTGGCCCTCGCGCAGGCGCTCCGGCGGAGCGAACGGCGATTCCGCGCGCTGGTCCAGAATGTGTCGGACCTGATCGTGATCCTCGGCCCCGACGGCACGATCCGCTACGTCAGCCCCGCTGCGGAGCACCTCCTCGGCTACCCGCCGGACGAGCTCCAGGGCACCGTCGTCTACCCGCTGGTGCATCCGGACGACCTGTCGCTCCTGAGGCGCGAGCTGGCGCACATCCTGAAGCAGCCCGGTGTGGTGAGGCGCGTCGAGCTCCGGGCGCGGCACCGCGACGGATCCTGGCATCACCTGGAGGCCGCCGTCAGCAACCTCCTGACCGACCCGGATGTCGGCGGCGTCGTCGCAGTCATGCGCGACATCTGCGAGCGGAAGGAGCTGGAGGCCCAACTTCGCCACCAGGCGTTCCATGATCCGCTGACTGGTCTGCCGAACCGGACCCTCTTCATGCACCGGGTCGATCTCGCGTTCGCCGAGGCTGAGCGCAACGGCCGGACCGCCGCCCTCGTCTTCATCGACCTCGATGACTTCAAGTCCGTGAACGACACGTTCGGGCATGAGGTCGGCGACTTGCTCCTGGTCAAGGTCGGTCAGCGGCTGGCCGCCACGCTGCGCGACGGCGACATCGCGGCGCGCCTGGGTGGCGACGAGTTTGCCGTTCTCTTCGACGATGTCGAGAGTCACGCGGACGCCGTTGCCGCGGCGAACCGGCTGCTCGCCGCGCTGAGTCAGCCCATCCGCGCGGCCGGGCGGGACTTCACCGTGACCCCCAGTATCGGGCTTGCGGTGCACAACCCCGGTATCTCTCCCCGGGAGATGCTGCGCCGTGCCGATCATGCCATGTACCATGCGAAGGCGCGCGGGCGCGGCTGCCTGGAGATCTACACGGCCGGGTTGAACGTGGCCGGCTGGAAGCAGGTGGCACAGGTGTAA
- a CDS encoding YtxH domain-containing protein translates to MMGLLRGILKFGGGALLGAAVGAAVASLLAPESGPELQERVRERLEEAKKARAEAEAETERQLREQFRQAVNDPDALSGKP, encoded by the coding sequence ATGATGGGCCTACTCCGCGGAATCCTCAAGTTCGGTGGCGGCGCGCTGCTCGGCGCCGCGGTCGGGGCGGCAGTCGCCTCGCTGCTGGCGCCGGAGAGCGGACCGGAGCTGCAGGAACGCGTCCGCGAGCGGCTCGAAGAGGCGAAGAAGGCGCGTGCCGAGGCCGAGGCCGAGACGGAGCGGCAACTGCGCGAGCAGTTCCGCCAGGCGGTGAACGACCCGGACGCGCTCTCCGGCAAGCCGTAG
- a CDS encoding Fe-S-containing hydro-lyase: MEPTRITAPLDAETASRLRAGDAVLISGTLLTARDAAHKRLTEALASGEPLPVDLRDQIVYYVGPAPARPGAIIGSAGPTTSGRMDPYTPALLAAGLRGMIGKGHRSPDVREAIVRYGAVYFAAVGGAGALLARRITAAEVVAYPDLGPEAIHRLTVVDFPAIVVNDAHGGDLYADAAGRYRE, translated from the coding sequence ATGGAGCCGACGCGCATCACGGCCCCGCTCGACGCGGAAACGGCGTCCCGCCTGCGTGCCGGGGATGCCGTGCTCATCAGCGGCACGCTGCTCACCGCGCGCGATGCTGCCCACAAGCGGCTCACGGAGGCCCTGGCCAGCGGTGAGCCGCTGCCGGTGGACCTGCGAGACCAGATTGTCTACTACGTCGGACCCGCCCCGGCGCGGCCCGGCGCCATCATCGGCTCAGCCGGCCCGACCACCAGCGGTCGAATGGACCCGTATACCCCCGCGCTGCTGGCAGCGGGGCTGCGCGGCATGATCGGTAAGGGCCACCGCTCCCCGGACGTGCGCGAAGCCATCGTCCGCTACGGCGCGGTCTACTTCGCCGCCGTCGGGGGCGCCGGGGCACTGCTGGCGCGGCGCATCACCGCCGCCGAGGTCGTGGCCTACCCCGACCTCGGCCCCGAGGCGATCCACCGCCTGACCGTCGTCGACTTCCCTGCCATCGTCGTCAACGACGCGCACGGCGGCGACCTCTACGCCGATGCCGCGGGGCGGTATAGGGAGTGA
- a CDS encoding trans-sulfuration enzyme family protein yields the protein MQSPSPSRGPRKLDIATRVVHTGERPARPDFVPVTTPIYPSASFVYEDLDVMDQALGGAEDAFVYTRYGNPTTRALEVAVADLEGTETAFAFASGMGALHAAIMTSIAPGDAIVASRDLYGATYAMLNGQLREWGCRVEFVDMLDLEAVGAAIERLRPALVVCEVISNPLLRVTDVPAVVEMAHRVGATVMVDATFCPTLYAPAADGADLVIHSLTKYIGGHGDVTGGIVATSKERRERLATFARTTGATIGPFEAWLALRGLKTLPLRMERHCANAAAIASALVEHPLVAHVNYPGLTSHPSHATARRLFGERGYGGMISFEIKDGGREQVFAFLSALELIVPATSLGDVYSLALYPAMSSHRALTPEERAAYGIGDGLVRISVGIEAPEDILADLDQALRAAAGTSR from the coding sequence ATGCAGTCGCCATCCCCGAGCCGGGGTCCGCGCAAGCTCGATATCGCAACCCGCGTGGTCCACACCGGCGAGCGTCCGGCACGCCCGGACTTCGTTCCGGTCACCACGCCGATCTACCCGAGCGCCTCGTTCGTGTACGAGGATCTGGATGTGATGGACCAGGCCCTCGGCGGTGCCGAGGACGCCTTTGTCTACACCCGCTATGGGAACCCGACGACCCGTGCCCTGGAGGTCGCCGTTGCCGACCTGGAGGGAACGGAGACGGCCTTCGCCTTTGCTTCCGGCATGGGGGCGCTGCATGCGGCGATCATGACCAGCATCGCGCCGGGCGACGCCATCGTGGCGTCCCGCGACCTCTACGGCGCGACCTACGCCATGCTGAACGGGCAGCTACGCGAGTGGGGCTGCCGCGTCGAGTTCGTGGACATGCTCGACCTGGAGGCGGTGGGCGCGGCAATCGAGCGACTGCGCCCGGCCCTCGTCGTCTGCGAGGTGATCTCGAACCCGCTGCTGCGGGTGACCGACGTGCCGGCCGTGGTGGAGATGGCGCACCGTGTCGGGGCGACGGTAATGGTCGACGCGACCTTCTGCCCGACACTCTACGCGCCCGCCGCGGACGGGGCAGATCTGGTCATCCACTCGCTGACCAAGTACATCGGCGGGCATGGGGATGTCACCGGCGGCATCGTGGCGACGAGCAAGGAGCGACGGGAGCGCCTGGCAACCTTCGCCCGCACGACCGGCGCGACGATCGGCCCCTTCGAGGCCTGGCTGGCGCTGCGTGGGCTCAAGACGCTACCGCTGCGGATGGAGCGGCACTGCGCCAACGCGGCGGCGATCGCGAGCGCACTGGTCGAGCATCCCCTGGTCGCACACGTCAACTATCCCGGCCTCACCAGCCACCCGAGCCATGCGACGGCACGGCGGCTCTTCGGCGAGCGCGGCTATGGGGGCATGATCTCCTTCGAGATCAAGGACGGCGGGCGAGAGCAGGTCTTCGCCTTCCTGTCGGCGCTGGAGCTGATTGTCCCGGCCACCTCGCTCGGCGACGTCTATTCGCTGGCTCTCTACCCGGCGATGTCGTCGCACCGCGCGTTGACACCCGAGGAGCGCGCCGCCTACGGCATCGGGGATGGACTGGTGCGCATCTCCGTCGGGATCGAGGCGCCGGAGGACATCCTGGCCGACCTCGACCAGGCACTGCGGGCAGCGGCGGGGACGTCCCGCTAG
- a CDS encoding response regulator: MDQSAARPLILIAEDDPSNNEVIASTLTEFGGYRVVSEADGGLVMQRVEEEQPDLVVLDLLLPHRNGIDILRDLRADPRFSQLPVVAISADVRPVVWEQLEELGCKEFIPKPFGIDQFLESVARALADSHGEG; this comes from the coding sequence ATGGACCAGTCTGCGGCGCGCCCACTGATCCTGATCGCCGAGGACGATCCGTCAAATAATGAGGTCATCGCCAGCACGCTGACCGAGTTCGGCGGCTACCGCGTGGTCAGCGAAGCGGACGGCGGGCTGGTGATGCAGCGCGTGGAGGAAGAGCAACCCGACCTGGTGGTGCTCGACCTCCTGCTGCCACACCGGAACGGGATCGACATCCTGCGGGATCTGCGGGCCGATCCGCGCTTCTCCCAACTCCCGGTGGTGGCGATCAGCGCCGACGTGCGCCCGGTGGTGTGGGAGCAACTGGAAGAACTTGGCTGCAAGGAGTTCATCCCGAAGCCCTTCGGGATTGATCAATTCCTGGAGAGCGTGGCGCGGGCACTAGCAGATTCCCATGGGGAAGGGTGA
- a CDS encoding TIGR03557 family F420-dependent LLM class oxidoreductase has product MSRLGYAAMFEQFHPTDLLRWCQLAEQVGFDSVMASDHFQPWTPQQGQSAFVWSWLGALGATTNLRFGTGVTPPGYRYHPAIVAQAAATLEAMFPGRFWLGLGAGEALNEHIVAEYWPEPPQRLERLIESIEVIRKLFTGKTVKYWGKHIKMESARLWTMPETPPPILVATSGPIMSERTGRLCDGIITVGAADEKIQMLMGRFEKGAREAGKDPATMPRMIQLHVSWAETDEEAVEQAVREWPNGGMNFPKQDIRDPEHFAAMARLVRPEHFTGRVFMSADLDAHRAHIQHYIDLGFTEVYVHNVGRNQEEFIRAYGEKVIPHLRWPDGSALASTASA; this is encoded by the coding sequence ATGAGCCGACTGGGCTACGCGGCGATGTTCGAGCAGTTCCACCCGACCGACCTCCTGCGCTGGTGTCAGCTCGCTGAGCAGGTGGGCTTCGACTCGGTCATGGCCTCGGACCACTTCCAACCCTGGACGCCGCAGCAGGGGCAGAGCGCCTTCGTCTGGTCGTGGCTGGGCGCGCTGGGCGCCACGACCAACCTGCGCTTCGGCACCGGGGTGACGCCGCCCGGCTACCGCTACCATCCCGCCATCGTGGCCCAGGCGGCGGCCACGCTCGAGGCGATGTTCCCCGGCCGCTTCTGGCTCGGTTTGGGCGCGGGGGAGGCGCTCAACGAGCACATCGTGGCCGAGTACTGGCCCGAGCCGCCGCAGCGGCTGGAACGGCTCATCGAGTCGATCGAAGTCATCCGCAAGCTCTTCACGGGAAAGACGGTGAAGTACTGGGGCAAGCACATCAAGATGGAGTCGGCACGGCTCTGGACGATGCCCGAGACGCCGCCACCCATCCTGGTGGCAACCTCCGGCCCGATCATGAGCGAGCGGACGGGGCGGCTGTGCGACGGGATCATCACCGTCGGCGCGGCGGATGAGAAGATCCAGATGCTGATGGGTCGCTTCGAGAAGGGCGCCCGTGAGGCGGGCAAGGACCCGGCGACCATGCCGCGCATGATCCAACTGCACGTCTCCTGGGCGGAGACCGACGAGGAGGCGGTGGAGCAGGCCGTGCGGGAGTGGCCGAACGGCGGGATGAACTTCCCCAAGCAGGACATCCGCGATCCGGAGCACTTCGCCGCGATGGCCCGGCTGGTCCGGCCGGAGCACTTCACCGGCCGGGTGTTCATGTCGGCAGATCTTGACGCCCACCGCGCGCATATCCAGCATTACATCGACCTCGGCTTCACCGAGGTCTACGTGCACAACGTCGGGCGGAACCAGGAGGAGTTCATCCGCGCCTACGGGGAGAAGGTCATCCCGCACCTCCGCTGGCCCGACGGCAGCGCGCTGGCGTCGACCGCCTCCGCCTGA
- a CDS encoding SCO family protein, with amino-acid sequence MPTRPASRRRIGPTLTLVLFLGLVTLLAACGGSRELTGTDLGQEPAPDFTLTDHRGQTVSLSQLRGKAVALTFIYTHCPDICPLITQHLRQAYEQLPEDAQERVALVAITVDPARDTPEVLQEYSERHGLAENPAWFALTADAATLEPVWASYYVDSGAMMADDHAGADAHGGQGEHGDHADHEATPAAGDGQQFTHTDAIFLIDRDGNWRVLLRSGTPPEEIADNLEILAG; translated from the coding sequence ATGCCCACCCGTCCAGCCAGTCGCCGCCGCATCGGTCCCACGCTGACGCTCGTCCTGTTTCTGGGGCTCGTCACCCTGCTCGCGGCGTGCGGCGGGTCGCGGGAGTTGACCGGCACCGACCTAGGCCAGGAGCCGGCGCCGGACTTCACGCTCACGGATCACCGCGGGCAGACCGTCAGCCTGTCGCAGTTGCGGGGCAAGGCGGTCGCGCTCACCTTCATCTACACCCACTGCCCGGACATCTGCCCCCTGATCACCCAGCACCTGCGGCAGGCGTACGAGCAGTTGCCGGAGGACGCGCAGGAACGGGTCGCGCTGGTGGCGATCACCGTCGATCCGGCACGCGACACGCCGGAGGTGCTCCAGGAGTACTCTGAGCGGCACGGGCTGGCGGAGAACCCGGCCTGGTTCGCGCTGACCGCCGACGCCGCCACGCTTGAGCCCGTCTGGGCGAGCTATTATGTCGATTCGGGCGCGATGATGGCCGACGACCATGCCGGAGCGGACGCGCACGGCGGGCAAGGCGAGCACGGCGATCACGCCGACCACGAAGCCACGCCCGCGGCGGGCGACGGCCAGCAGTTCACCCACACCGACGCGATCTTCCTCATTGACCGCGACGGCAACTGGCGCGTCCTGCTGCGCTCGGGAACACCTCCCGAGGAGATCGCCGACAACCTTGAGATCCTGGCCGGGTAG
- a CDS encoding PucR family transcriptional regulator, whose protein sequence is MVKVQFDRVAEVVLERTAELLAADVAVVDDRGVTRASTDPDLVGLPFDAVQPDPTGHFLRVPLRVDSHEGQVIVGPPVTGEATSPRLVQALVELVINQAAVLEQIPKRHELKDKFIHDLLRGQFGDEADVLRVAQILGMDFTRPRAVILIDAAEFILSASGPDRPEAAEVQRRRRAQLVIASVVGFFDLPNDSICAYIGDGDIAVLKASSTQDLVAWTDEDSPDQPAASWANLSALKRAADALLARLRRDTGAHVNVGIGRYHPGIRGLARSYQDARAALFLGRRFHGQNRVHCLDGLGMAAFVGVADERTKIDLARHLLSPLDHAPELLETLDAFFAADCCLSDAAARLAIHRNTLSYRLDKVALLTGLDPRRFDDAVQVRLALLVRSLRSATE, encoded by the coding sequence ATGGTCAAGGTACAGTTCGATCGCGTGGCGGAGGTGGTCCTGGAGCGGACTGCCGAGTTGCTCGCAGCCGATGTCGCTGTGGTCGATGATCGCGGGGTGACGCGTGCCAGTACCGACCCCGACCTCGTCGGCCTCCCATTCGATGCGGTTCAGCCGGACCCCACCGGGCACTTCCTGCGTGTTCCCCTGCGGGTCGACTCCCATGAGGGACAGGTAATCGTCGGCCCGCCGGTCACCGGCGAAGCGACGTCGCCGCGGCTGGTGCAGGCTCTGGTGGAGCTGGTGATCAACCAGGCGGCGGTGCTGGAGCAGATTCCCAAGCGCCACGAACTGAAGGACAAGTTCATCCACGATCTGCTCCGCGGGCAGTTCGGCGACGAGGCCGACGTGCTGCGCGTGGCCCAGATCCTGGGGATGGACTTCACCCGACCGCGCGCGGTGATCCTGATCGACGCCGCGGAGTTTATCCTCAGCGCGAGTGGTCCCGACCGGCCCGAGGCGGCCGAGGTGCAGCGGCGGCGGCGCGCCCAGCTCGTGATCGCCAGCGTCGTCGGCTTCTTCGACCTGCCGAACGACAGCATCTGCGCCTACATCGGCGACGGCGACATCGCGGTGCTCAAGGCCAGCAGCACGCAGGATCTGGTGGCCTGGACCGATGAGGACAGCCCTGACCAGCCCGCCGCCTCGTGGGCCAACCTCAGCGCGCTCAAGCGCGCCGCGGACGCCTTGCTCGCCCGGCTGCGGCGGGACACCGGCGCCCATGTCAACGTCGGGATCGGCCGCTACCATCCCGGCATCCGCGGGCTGGCCCGCTCGTACCAGGACGCGCGGGCGGCGCTCTTCCTCGGCCGCCGCTTCCACGGCCAGAACCGGGTCCACTGCCTGGACGGGCTGGGTATGGCGGCCTTCGTCGGCGTGGCCGACGAGCGGACGAAGATCGACCTGGCGCGACACCTCCTCAGCCCGCTCGACCACGCTCCGGAGCTGCTGGAAACGCTGGATGCCTTCTTCGCTGCGGACTGCTGCCTCTCCGACGCCGCCGCGCGCCTCGCGATCCACCGCAACACCCTCAGCTACCGGCTCGACAAGGTCGCGTTGCTGACCGGCCTCGACCCCCGCCGCTTCGACGACGCCGTCCAGGTCCGCCTCGCCCTCCTCGTCCGCTCCCTCCGTTCCGCCACGGAGTGA